The window GCAAAGCGCCTCACCCTGCGGGACGCTGCGGTCATACTCGCGTAAACCTTGCGATGCCATAAGCTCGACCCATGCGAGCCGCCGCCCGACAATCCGCCCTCTCCGAAGACCAGCGCGCCTATGCCCGCCGGCCGACCTCGCGCAAGGTCTATCTGGTCAGTGGCCGCGAGACCCTGCGCTGCGCCCTGATCGACCTGGCCGAGGGCGGGGGCCGGATCCGGCTGCTGGGCTCAACCCTGCCCGAGGGCGACCTCTATCTGGTCGACATCCGCATGCGCCGCATCCACCTGTCACGGGTGGTCTGGCAGTCCGACCGCGAGGCCGGACTTCAGTTCGTCGACAGCGAAGCCCTTGAGCGCCCCGGCGGCGGGGTCGAAGGGGCAGCCGAGGCGGCCCTGCTGTTCGCCCGGCGCCGTGCCCGCCAGGCCGCCGTGCTCGAAACCAGCCTCTAGAAACAGCTCGTCAAGGCCGACGGGATCGGCCGGTGTCAGTCGTCGCTGTCGGGTGGCCCGGCGTCGAAGGTCAGCAGATCGCCCGGCTGGCAATCCAGTTCGCGGCACAGGGCGTCCAGGGTCGAGAACCGCACCGCCCGCGCCTTGCCGGTCTTCAGGATCGACAGGTTGGCGATGGTCACGCCGACCCGGTCGGACAGTTCAGTCAGCGACATGCGACGTTCGAGCAGGACGCGGTCGAGGTTCACGCGGACGGGCATGGGACGGGATCTCCGCGGATCAGATGGTGAGTTCGGCTTCGCGACGCAGGCGGGCGCCTTCGCGGAAGATCTCGGCGAGGACGAAGACAACCAGAACCGAGAACCAGGCGGTCAGGGTGAAGCTGTCGTCGATGACCTCGGCCTTGGGGGCCAGCCAGCGGGCCAGTCCCGAGAAGATGTAACGCCCGACCTCGAGCCCGGCCAGGATCAGGCCGATCATCCGCAGGCGCAGGACATTGTCCGGATGGAAAGGGTCGCCGGCCGTCAGGGTGACGAAGATCCGGCGCAGGCGCTCGACAATGAACATCCAGCCGCCCAGCAGCAGGGCCCAGGCGGCCAGGGCACCGGCAAACAGCGGGCCGTCACGGCTGACGGCCTCGACCGCGTCACTGATCGGCAGAATCTGGGCGAGTAGCTCAGGATTGAAGCTGAACAGCAGGGCGACGAGGGTGAACAGGGACAGAAGGCTGACGAAGATCCACAGCCCGACATAGATGACGTCGAGGATGATCTTCAGAAAGCTCGATACCGAACCGGGCCCCAAGGCGCGCATGTTTGCCTCCCCCTCACCCTCCCCAGGGCGTCAAAGCCTGCTCCGCATCAGGGCGGAGCGTCAACCCGCCGATTGTCCCTATAGAGTCTGCACGACGAAGGTGATTGCCGAGACCGGAACGCCCACGATCAGGGCCACGGTGAGCACGGTCATCAGGGCCTTGTCGGCGAAACTGAACAGGCGGGCGGCGGACATGGCGGGCGGATCCATCGAGGTGGCCGGACGCCGGCCAGGGTCGGCGGCGTCCATGCTCCACTGATAGTCCCCGATTTGGGCTTCAACAATGCTGAGTATCGATAAACGATATTAAACTTTGGCAATGATGGTCGATCGGCATCAGGTGAGTTGCACAGAAGTCACAACCATCGACTCGCGCCGGCTGGCGGCCTCGAACCAGGCGGCCAGGGTGGGTCGACCGTCGCGCCAGTCGATCACCTGGCGGGCGTCGAAATAGGCCAGTTGGGCCGCGACGGCGATTTCAGCGATGGCGAAACGGGAGTCGCTGAAGCCTTCGGCTTCCAGCCGGTCCAGGCCGGCGATGATGGCGCGCAGCTGGCGGTCGATCAGCTCCGGACGCTGGTCATCGGCCGGGCGCATGCGCTCGCGCACGACGGCGATGGCGGCCGAGCCCATGCCGTCGGCCAGGGCCTGCAGGGTCAGGGCCTGGCGGCGGTCCCGGCCCGCCGCCGGGATCAGGCCGGCCCCGCCCGACGCATCGAGATGGTCGCAGATCACCGACGAGTCGAACAGGATCTCGCCGTCGGCGAGGATCAGGACCGGCACCTGGCTGAGCGGATTGGTCGCCCTCAGGCTCTCGTCGGTGAACGGGGCGACCGTCTCCAGCACGATGGCGCCGGTAAAGCCGTTTTCGTGCGCCACGATGCGAACCTTGCGCGCAAAGGGCGACAAGGCAGAGTAAAGGAGCCGCATTGGTGATTTCCTCAAGGAGCCGATCATGGCGCTGAGACTGGAGCCTGGGCTTAAGCTCGTAGTGGCCACGCACAATCCCGGCAAGGTCCCCGAGATCGCGGCCCTGCTGGAGGGACGGTTCGAACTGGTCGCCGCTGGTACCCTGGGCCTGCCCGAGCCGGAAGAGACCGAGACGACCTTCGTCGGCAATGCCCTGCTCAAGGCCCGGCACGCCGCCGACCTGTCGGGCCTGATCGCCCTGGCCGACGATTCCGGACTTTCAGTGACCGCGCTCGGCGGCTCGCCCGGCGTTTATTCGGCGCGCTGGGCCGGGCCCGGCAAGGATTTCGCCCAGGCCATGGCCAAGGTCGAGACGCGGCTGGAAGAAACCGGCTCGGACGATCACAGCGCCTGGTTCACCTCGGCTCTTGCTGTCGCCTGGCCCAACGGGCCCTCGGTCGTGGTCCAGGGCGAGGTCCACGGCACCCTGACCTTCCCGCCGCGCGGCACACGGGGCTTCGGCTATGATCCGATCTTCGTGCCTGATGGCCACGCCCTGACCTTCGGCGAGATGGAGCCGGCCGCCAAGGACGCCATGAGCCACCGGGCCCGGGCCTTCGAAAAGCTGAAGGCCGCGCTGTTTGAGTGAGGCCGCCCCCCTCGGCGTCTATATCCACTGGCCCTATTGCGCGCGGATCTGCCCCTATTGCGACTTCAATGTCGTGCGCGACCGGGGGCGGACCGAGGAACAGGCCCAGCTGGCCGACGCCATCGTCGCCGACCTGGTGGCCCAGCGCGCCCTGACCGGACCGCGCCGGCTGCTGTCGATCTTCTTCGGCGGCGGCACGCCCTCCCTGATGGATCCGGCCCAGGTCGCCCGCGTGATCGAGACGGCCAGGGGCCTGTGGTCGCCGGCCGACGATCTGGAGATCAGCCTCGAGGCCAATCCCACCGACGCCGAGGCCGGCCGGTTCGAGGCCCTGGCGGCAGCCGGCGTGGCCCGCCTGTCGCTCGGCGTCCAGTCGCTGCACGATGAGGCCCTGGCCCTGCTGGGCCGCAATCACGATGCCGGATCGGCCCGGCGAGCCATAGCCGTGGCGGCCCGGACCTTTCCGCGCCTGTCGGTCGACCTGATCTATGCCCGCCCCGGCCAGAAGGTCGAGGCCTGGCGAGCCGAGCTGGAAGCCGTGCTGGCCCTCGGGCCCGAACATGTCTCGCCCTATCAGCTGACCATCGAGACCGGCACCGCCTTCGACCGCGCAGTCGGACGCGGCAAGCTGGTCGTGCCGGACGAAGACCTGGCCCACGACCTGTTCGAGACCACCCAGGCCGTGCTGGAGGCCGCCGGTTTCGACGCCTATGAGGTCTCCAACCATGCCCGGGGCGAGGCGGCGCGGTCGCGGCACAATCTCGTTTACTGGCGGGGCCACGACTATGTCGGCGTCGGCCCCGGGGCCCATGGCCGCCTGACCCTGGCCGACGGCCGCATCGCCACCACCGCCCATCGCAGGATCGCAGACTATGTCGCCGCCGTGCGCGACACCGGCCTCGGCTTCGAGCGCGAGACCCTCTCGGCCAGTGAGGCCGCCGAGGAGCGGCTGCTGCTGGGCCTGCGGATCGATGAAGGCGTGGCCTTTGAGGACCTGGCCGAGCTGGGCCTGAGCGCCGCTGCCGCCAAGGTCCGCCACCATGTCGAGCTGGGCCTGCTGGCCGATGACCCCCGGCGGTTGCGCGCCACCCGGGCGGGGCGCCTGGTGCTGGACCGGCTGACAGGCGCGCTCGCGACCTGATAGGACTGCGCTCCGAAACAGTCCCGCGTCTCCCGGCGCGGCAAGGATCCCCGCGTGAGCCGCCACCCCGACCCGCCTGCCCTGTCCGAAGCGCCCCTGGCCCCGGGCCTCTATCTGGTGGCGACGCCGATCGGCAATCTGCGCGACATCACCCTGCGGGCCCTGGACGTGCTGAATGCCTGCGACGTGCTGCTGGCCGAGGACACTCGCGTCTCGGGCAAGCTGCTGGCCGCCTACCAGCTCTCCAAGCGGCTGGAGCGCTATGACGAACATGTCGCCGACCGGGTAACACCGAAGATCC of the Caulobacter henricii genome contains:
- a CDS encoding PilZ domain-containing protein, coding for MRAAARQSALSEDQRAYARRPTSRKVYLVSGRETLRCALIDLAEGGGRIRLLGSTLPEGDLYLVDIRMRRIHLSRVVWQSDREAGLQFVDSEALERPGGGVEGAAEAALLFARRRARQAAVLETSL
- a CDS encoding helix-turn-helix domain-containing protein, yielding MPVRVNLDRVLLERRMSLTELSDRVGVTIANLSILKTGKARAVRFSTLDALCRELDCQPGDLLTFDAGPPDSDD
- a CDS encoding DUF2975 domain-containing protein; translated protein: MRALGPGSVSSFLKIILDVIYVGLWIFVSLLSLFTLVALLFSFNPELLAQILPISDAVEAVSRDGPLFAGALAAWALLLGGWMFIVERLRRIFVTLTAGDPFHPDNVLRLRMIGLILAGLEVGRYIFSGLARWLAPKAEVIDDSFTLTAWFSVLVVFVLAEIFREGARLRREAELTI
- a CDS encoding glutathione S-transferase family protein; this translates as MRLLYSALSPFARKVRIVAHENGFTGAIVLETVAPFTDESLRATNPLSQVPVLILADGEILFDSSVICDHLDASGGAGLIPAAGRDRRQALTLQALADGMGSAAIAVVRERMRPADDQRPELIDRQLRAIIAGLDRLEAEGFSDSRFAIAEIAVAAQLAYFDARQVIDWRDGRPTLAAWFEAASRRESMVVTSVQLT
- the rdgB gene encoding RdgB/HAM1 family non-canonical purine NTP pyrophosphatase — encoded protein: MALRLEPGLKLVVATHNPGKVPEIAALLEGRFELVAAGTLGLPEPEETETTFVGNALLKARHAADLSGLIALADDSGLSVTALGGSPGVYSARWAGPGKDFAQAMAKVETRLEETGSDDHSAWFTSALAVAWPNGPSVVVQGEVHGTLTFPPRGTRGFGYDPIFVPDGHALTFGEMEPAAKDAMSHRARAFEKLKAALFE
- the hemW gene encoding radical SAM family heme chaperone HemW codes for the protein MSEAAPLGVYIHWPYCARICPYCDFNVVRDRGRTEEQAQLADAIVADLVAQRALTGPRRLLSIFFGGGTPSLMDPAQVARVIETARGLWSPADDLEISLEANPTDAEAGRFEALAAAGVARLSLGVQSLHDEALALLGRNHDAGSARRAIAVAARTFPRLSVDLIYARPGQKVEAWRAELEAVLALGPEHVSPYQLTIETGTAFDRAVGRGKLVVPDEDLAHDLFETTQAVLEAAGFDAYEVSNHARGEAARSRHNLVYWRGHDYVGVGPGAHGRLTLADGRIATTAHRRIADYVAAVRDTGLGFERETLSASEAAEERLLLGLRIDEGVAFEDLAELGLSAAAAKVRHHVELGLLADDPRRLRATRAGRLVLDRLTGALAT